The genomic interval TCTTGGTTTTTTTGTCGATTTGAGGATGACCGGGGGATATTCTTGGGCGACAACTGCATTAAGTCACATGTATGAGCAACTAGGAGATTGTAGTTATGCAAAGACTAGGAAACTAGTTGGTTATGCGACATTATTACAAGGATGAATTTATGAACACTTCTCGCTTATAGGGATGAGATGTATGCAAGCCCAGTATTCTGAAGACCAACCTTAGTGTAGGATGTATGAACCATGAAGAGTTACTTCAATTGTTGTTGTTCGATTGTAGCTAGATACATTGACACCAGGTTCCATTCAATTTTCCCCATACGATGAGCACAGGGAAGAACGTCCATTTGAGTGGATATCGTTATTCTCTGGTTATTTGAGGCTTGGAAATTGGACACAATTGCACATGCTAGAATGTGTTCTCTGTCAGTATGGATATGCGCAGTTCATCCTTCGGCATCCATATGTAGTTAGAGATGAAGATCCTACTACAGATGAAATGGACCGACAATGGTTACATTTGCATAGGGGTGACAATGCAGGATGGGCTCGCAGCCCACTACCAAAAAGTGCGGGGTAAGCTCACTAATCTAGTTCGCTAACCCGCTTTGGCCTGCTCCGCATAACCCGCAGCCCATGCGAGCCAACAACGGGACGGGGCGGGTTGGCCTGCTGGCCCgcgtaaataaaaaattagttttttttttgtaaaaaaaaagtcataccCCATTCACCACTATTGGAGTGTGacctttatttaatttaatttaattttaaaaaaattgaatttaatgtactaaaaaaaggAATAAGTTTTTCAATAGTaggaataagttttttttataattaatgaaattttaacttttgaaaaaaaaatcttatgcagGCAGGCCCGCGGGATACTTCTTATGCGGGGTAGGCTAGTGAAATGAGCCCGTACTCCTAGCGCGGGATTGACCAACCCAACCCGCATTTTGTGGGAAAAATGCGGTGCGGGATAACTCGCATTGTCACCCCTACATTTGCATGATTATGTCATACATGATATGGACGTAGCACTTTATCCTGGCGCTTGCGTTCAACAGTTTTTGATCAGTATCACATCTATATGTGATTAACATGGTGGAGGATGAGCGTCCTATACTCGTACCCTCAGAATCACCTGCCCACGGAATAGTGGCAACTCATCCTAAGGATACACTTCCTGAACATCTTACTCTGGTATGTATGAACCATTATTAACATTTTCATctctgttattttttttctaatattatcACATTCATGCTTGTATTTGTCATAGAATTACACAGACATTGCAACCATTACTTAATGATGGTGATGTGGTGGAGGGTAGCCCCTGTGTAGGAAGGAATACAAGCAGCCATCATGTTAGCACGTGGAGCGACGAATGATAGAGTTGTGTATGTCAGGAGACATTCACGTAGCAATGATTGATAATGTATTACGACTATTGATTATGTAATATTTCTATCCATGAACAATGTTTTTTGACCTTATCAATACCATTTCATGTCGATTTTACTTATGTTATTTAAATTGGTTTAGGATTTTAATTCATgaacactttaaaaaaaaacctcaTAACAATTGGCTTTCGGTTTACCATATACAAAAGCATGATGGTGCCTTCCGCATGGTCAAATTTGTAAGCAAGGATTTCAATTCTGGACTTACATATATGTATGCACCATTGTGTGTTTCAGATGTTTCCATCCGTAGGCACCATTGTGTGTTCTGGATTTTTCCATCCTTAGGCACCATTGTGTGTTCTGGATTTTTCCATCCGTAGGCAACATTTTGTGTTCTGGATTTTGTCATCCGTAGTCACCATTGTGTGTTCAGGATTTTGCCATCCGTAATTGTATACGATACTTCCCTAAGCGCATATATGCATTAGAAATGAGGTGAATACATGTATTAAAAGAGGCTAAACAtcctaaaaaataaacattaagTATCTATTACAAATGTTAAGATTAGAAATGTCGTATAATAAacattatttttgtataaacaTGTATCCGACTAGTGTAGTATGTTGACCAAGATTGGGCCATAGGATAATGATGTGATGCCCACAATATATATGTAGGTGGAATTAAACAACCATATTTCAGCTTCACctataaaagttataaatataagTTACATAACTTTTAAGTTAGCACTATGACTtgcttttttatttgtttaggGTATACCTGGACAAAATGATTTTTGTGCACGTACCCAATTGCAATTATTCAGTGATGAGTGAAGTTACTTGGTGCTTGGTTCTTAAAGGAAAAATATTCAATGATTGTGTCATGGACAATGAAACAA from Phaseolus vulgaris cultivar G19833 chromosome 1, P. vulgaris v2.0, whole genome shotgun sequence carries:
- the LOC137815538 gene encoding protein MAIN-LIKE 1-like, which produces MTITLDDVSNLLHFSIVGHFYTHQTLHADSRNGLLVESLRVASEETRHCREAHVHLSWLRDVYEDACSKRQWTVVARAYLLHLVGCTIFASKSATSVSVIYLGFFVDLRMTGGYSWATTALSHMYEQLGDCSYAKTRKLLDTLTPGSIQFSPYDEHREERPFEWISLFSGYLRLGNWTQLHMLECVLCQYGYAQFILRHPYVVRDEDPTTDEMDRQWLHLHRGDNAGWARSPLPKSAG